One window from the genome of Spirochaetota bacterium encodes:
- the pyrF gene encoding orotidine-5'-phosphate decarboxylase: protein MNYLELLKFSSNKFNSIISLGLDPILEDIPISSGTIKKRIVSFFESILNRMTTKGVYPAAVKPNYAFYAQYGIEGIEALLSIIAIFKSQGFPVILDVKRGDIGKTSVAYSKEAFDFFKADALTISPFMGHDSIYPFIQNHPDKGYYILNKTSNKGSEDFQDLSIDGIPLYIYISKKIIEWHQPGIGAVVGATYPDKLELIIDTFIHSAKAIPLLIPGVGSQGGDVKMTLRAIKRLPDVKIHRINSSSSITYAYKKYQGLHFSEAAVCALEALNEEIHKYI from the coding sequence ATGAATTATCTTGAACTCCTGAAATTTTCATCAAACAAATTTAACAGCATCATATCTCTTGGCCTTGATCCAATATTAGAGGATATCCCTATCAGTTCAGGGACAATTAAAAAGAGGATTGTATCATTCTTTGAGTCGATTCTAAACAGGATGACAACCAAAGGGGTTTATCCTGCAGCAGTTAAACCCAATTATGCCTTTTATGCTCAGTATGGAATAGAGGGTATAGAGGCACTTCTATCAATAATAGCTATCTTCAAATCCCAGGGTTTCCCTGTAATACTCGATGTAAAGAGAGGCGACATTGGGAAAACATCTGTGGCTTATTCCAAAGAGGCTTTTGATTTTTTCAAGGCCGATGCTCTAACCATCTCTCCATTCATGGGCCATGACTCCATATACCCCTTTATACAAAATCATCCGGATAAGGGCTACTACATTCTTAATAAGACCTCAAACAAAGGGTCAGAGGATTTCCAAGACCTTTCCATAGATGGAATCCCCTTGTATATTTATATTTCCAAAAAAATAATCGAATGGCATCAACCTGGTATTGGGGCAGTAGTGGGAGCAACATATCCTGACAAACTAGAGCTAATCATAGACACCTTTATACATTCAGCCAAGGCCATACCACTCCTCATACCTGGAGTTGGTTCTCAAGGGGGAGATGTAAAGATGACACTTAGAGCGATTAAAAGACTTCCTGATGTCAAAATTCATAGAATAAATTCATCAAGCAGCATTACATACGCTTATAAAAAATACCAAGGATTACACTTCTCAGAAGCAGCTGTTTGTGCTCTTGAAGCACTAAACGAGGAGATTCACAAATATATTTAG
- a CDS encoding O-acetyl-ADP-ribose deacetylase, translating to MKDILNYIKIKQGDITEENTDAIVNAANTSLLGGGGVDGAIHRAAGPQLLEECRGFGECRPGEARITKGYKLKAKHVIHTPGPIYKGGRSRERETLEHSYFNSMKLAKEYNLKSIAFPAISTGVYSYPKEEACEVAITTVINFIRDEDYVMDVNFVLFDKSNFDLYNNYINRLNNELS from the coding sequence ATGAAGGATATTCTAAATTATATAAAGATTAAGCAAGGTGACATAACTGAAGAGAATACTGATGCAATCGTTAATGCGGCTAACACAAGCCTTCTCGGAGGAGGTGGAGTAGATGGGGCAATTCATAGAGCTGCCGGCCCACAATTACTTGAGGAATGTCGAGGGTTTGGAGAATGCAGACCTGGAGAGGCAAGGATTACAAAAGGTTATAAACTCAAAGCCAAGCATGTTATTCATACCCCTGGGCCAATCTATAAAGGTGGCAGGAGCAGAGAGAGGGAAACTCTTGAACACTCCTATTTCAACTCAATGAAACTCGCCAAAGAGTACAACCTTAAATCCATTGCATTTCCAGCAATATCAACTGGTGTTTATAGCTACCCCAAGGAGGAGGCATGCGAAGTGGCCATAACCACAGTGATCAATTTTATAAGAGATGAAGACTATGTAATGGATGTAAATTTTGTTTTATTTGATAAATCGAATTTCGATCTATATAATAATTACATCAATAGACTAAATAATGAATTATCTTGA
- a CDS encoding fibronectin type III domain-containing protein — MGITANGFVFSKNSLMPICILFLCISLAGWSCNNVEEPGGNILIPDPPSALSLSSVSSNEIALSWIDTSDNEDGFSIERAPEEGGNAGVYEIIHTVSSDEISFNDYGLEVNKEYFYRIRAYNSIGNSDYSNQVSCKTMIPGWNFDQFTDMEKEYGSTDTNILQHYPSLQEILNKPAQDIPVYGLYTWSSSWGAWWHWYDEISQVGWRTIRVAGIRDLDDEEMEYLIIYNVEPMFTLFGNLVHTYRGDYGIIPDVDLDNEFINDFLDLIDDRIGRYGPMGSFFVDNPDPEFQPGGDKYKPVIYWEIWNEPNLHYLLGAEHWDALDKEGKADLYARLLIASYDHIRANPEWNDVKVVGISSCGVSAENAFNDGVGWKKSFVQLVHEKLVEHGGHANYYDILSTHPYTHDVGPDTEHLLESYQYSLVNSYAEIRESMESFGNTDKPVWYTEVGWHRDVGAFAADVKPYPVTERQQAAYVTRLYLTAMRLGVERVHVMFVNDADNFNGGFFNNEDCSWWEQTYAVQNMITIMPKPKLIEVVNDGGYGDNDLSDSEGYYAYIYDPNTDVSGDTTVIVAWNVEGPITVEIPCDPGEYRVINMLGDYEDIITSSMLPIEIGPCP, encoded by the coding sequence ATGGGTATAACTGCAAATGGTTTTGTTTTCTCCAAGAATTCCCTTATGCCAATTTGTATTCTATTCCTCTGTATTTCACTTGCAGGATGGAGCTGTAATAATGTAGAGGAGCCAGGGGGTAATATTTTAATTCCTGATCCTCCAAGTGCTCTTAGCTTATCCTCAGTTTCATCGAATGAGATTGCTCTATCCTGGATAGATACCTCTGACAATGAGGATGGATTCAGCATAGAGCGAGCACCTGAAGAAGGAGGTAACGCTGGTGTTTATGAGATTATACATACAGTTTCATCTGATGAAATTTCATTCAATGATTATGGATTGGAGGTTAATAAAGAATATTTTTACCGTATAAGAGCATATAACTCAATAGGAAATTCAGATTATTCTAATCAGGTTAGTTGCAAAACCATGATACCTGGTTGGAACTTCGATCAGTTTACAGACATGGAAAAGGAATACGGCTCTACAGATACTAATATCCTGCAACACTATCCTTCCTTACAGGAAATATTAAATAAACCTGCCCAAGATATTCCGGTATATGGATTATATACATGGTCGAGCAGTTGGGGCGCCTGGTGGCATTGGTATGATGAAATAAGTCAGGTTGGCTGGAGGACTATCCGTGTCGCTGGGATTAGGGATTTAGATGATGAGGAGATGGAATATCTAATAATTTATAATGTTGAACCGATGTTTACTTTATTCGGTAATTTGGTGCATACTTATAGAGGGGATTATGGAATAATTCCTGATGTGGATCTTGACAATGAATTTATAAACGACTTTCTTGATCTTATTGATGATAGGATAGGTAGATATGGGCCTATGGGATCTTTCTTTGTTGATAATCCTGATCCTGAATTTCAGCCAGGTGGAGATAAATATAAACCTGTAATATATTGGGAAATATGGAATGAGCCGAACCTGCATTATCTGTTAGGCGCTGAACATTGGGATGCCTTGGATAAGGAGGGAAAGGCGGATTTATATGCAAGATTATTGATCGCATCATACGATCACATCAGAGCTAATCCAGAGTGGAATGATGTCAAAGTTGTTGGCATTTCATCTTGCGGTGTGAGCGCAGAAAATGCATTTAATGATGGCGTGGGATGGAAGAAATCTTTTGTTCAATTAGTACATGAAAAGTTAGTGGAGCATGGAGGTCATGCAAATTATTACGATATTCTATCCACTCATCCATACACTCATGATGTGGGCCCTGATACGGAACATTTACTTGAGTCCTATCAATATTCGCTTGTAAACTCTTATGCGGAGATAAGAGAAAGTATGGAGAGTTTTGGCAATACTGATAAACCTGTATGGTATACCGAAGTCGGATGGCATCGTGATGTTGGCGCGTTCGCTGCAGATGTTAAGCCTTATCCTGTAACAGAGCGCCAGCAGGCAGCATATGTCACACGATTGTATTTGACTGCAATGCGCCTTGGAGTTGAGCGTGTTCATGTTATGTTTGTAAATGATGCAGATAACTTCAATGGCGGATTCTTTAATAATGAAGACTGTTCATGGTGGGAGCAGACATATGCAGTACAGAATATGATAACTATTATGCCTAAGCCGAAACTCATCGAAGTGGTAAATGACGGAGGTTATGGAGATAATGATCTTTCTGATTCAGAGGGATATTACGCATATATTTATGATCCAAATACAGATGTCTCTGGAGATACCACTGTAATTGTTGCATGGAACGTGGAAGGCCCTATTACTGTGGAAATTCCATGTGATCCCGGGGAATATAGGGTCATTAATATGCTTGGGGATTATGAAGATATTATTACATCCTCAATGCTTCCAATAGAAATTGGACCATGTCCA